A stretch of bacterium DNA encodes these proteins:
- a CDS encoding glycoside hydrolase family 130 protein, producing the protein MLYPKKEVVKRYPKNPILTPADLPFACSGIYNSGVTKFNGKYLMLCRVESIDIQNYFFVALSDDGYTFKINEKPIQLPDDPEFKEYTDEMIYDPRITLLEGNYYICFACHSSHGVRIGMLKTVDFEQFEWCGFISEPDNRNAVLFPEKINGLYARLDRPIVPNDHGDIWISYSPDLKFWGLSKCVARHGKHGSWHWLKIGAGAVPIKTKQGWLEIWHGVHILARYQYVYHLGVMLLDLDDPSKVIARANAPILSPTELYERVGLTSNVVFTSGAIVEDNGEVKIYYGGADTVQCVATAQLDDLIQACYER; encoded by the coding sequence ATGCTTTATCCTAAAAAAGAGGTTGTTAAACGGTATCCGAAGAATCCGATTCTAACCCCGGCAGATTTACCGTTCGCCTGTTCTGGGATTTATAATTCTGGGGTAACGAAGTTTAATGGTAAATATCTGATGTTATGTCGAGTAGAAAGTATTGATATCCAGAATTATTTTTTTGTTGCGCTGAGTGATGATGGATATACGTTTAAAATTAACGAGAAACCGATTCAATTGCCAGACGACCCGGAATTTAAAGAGTATACTGATGAAATGATATATGACCCGCGCATAACGTTGTTAGAAGGGAACTACTATATTTGTTTTGCATGTCATAGTTCACATGGAGTACGGATAGGGATGCTGAAAACCGTTGATTTTGAACAGTTCGAGTGGTGTGGGTTTATCTCCGAACCGGATAACCGGAACGCGGTGTTATTTCCGGAAAAAATTAATGGACTATATGCGCGCCTTGACCGACCGATAGTGCCGAACGACCATGGTGATATCTGGATATCATATTCGCCGGATTTAAAATTCTGGGGATTATCGAAATGCGTTGCGCGGCATGGAAAACATGGTTCATGGCATTGGCTGAAAATCGGTGCGGGCGCAGTTCCGATTAAAACCAAACAGGGATGGCTAGAAATCTGGCATGGAGTCCATATACTTGCCCGGTATCAGTATGTCTATCATCTCGGGGTGATGCTTTTAGATTTGGATGACCCGAGTAAAGTTATCGCTCGGGCAAACGCCCCGATATTATCGCCAACTGAACTCTATGAACGGGTGGGATTAACATCGAACGTGGTATTCACCAGCGGAGCTATTGTTGAAGATAATGGTGAAGTTAAGATATACTATGGTGGTGCGGATACGGTGCAGTGTGTGGCAACCGCGCAACTCGATGATTTAATTCAAGCTTGCTACGAACGATAA
- a CDS encoding glycosyl hydrolase family 18 protein encodes MFRYKSLLGILVYLVLTGCIAGVRLYPARNHYRVPEIAVWMPFWDWERSYATLRKQAQAIDIVMPFWYDVSSTGNIIPAQGIAEMTQAGKLNLDMKQFTRWAHQHQIKVMPLVSNEFNGQLIHQILSDETLRSQHIQSLLELVKQNKFDGLDLDYEGMLAVDRELYPAFLRDLAAELHREKKKLSVCVHAKTSEPGGWDAVIAQDYQAIGKYADIVRIMAYDFHYASGEPGPISPPDWITKVLQFAVTQIPREKISLGIGIYGINWASSPTGFREKPELKDEEAMYLDAKNLAKKEHVQINFDSTSQECWFSYTDSSTGVQRTVWFLDHRGFKSRWQLAKQYRVGSVSLWRLGGEDPYLWRYIRADKFIGFNDSSEFWLFEMDRPSHTRFGLEIIFGK; translated from the coding sequence ATGTTTCGATATAAATCGTTGTTAGGTATCCTAGTTTATCTTGTTTTGACCGGGTGTATCGCTGGGGTTAGACTGTATCCTGCAAGAAATCACTATCGCGTGCCGGAAATTGCGGTCTGGATGCCGTTCTGGGATTGGGAACGCAGTTATGCGACTTTGCGGAAACAAGCGCAAGCGATCGATATCGTTATGCCGTTCTGGTATGATGTTAGTTCAACGGGAAACATTATCCCGGCGCAGGGGATCGCGGAAATGACACAAGCTGGAAAACTTAACCTTGATATGAAGCAATTTACCCGCTGGGCGCATCAGCATCAGATTAAAGTTATGCCGCTGGTGAGCAACGAGTTTAACGGGCAATTAATTCATCAGATATTAAGCGATGAAACACTGCGGAGTCAACATATTCAATCTCTGCTTGAGTTAGTTAAACAGAATAAGTTTGATGGACTCGATTTGGATTATGAAGGGATGCTTGCGGTAGATCGAGAACTATACCCTGCTTTTTTACGGGATTTAGCAGCGGAATTGCATCGGGAAAAAAAGAAACTATCCGTTTGTGTTCATGCGAAAACGTCTGAGCCTGGAGGTTGGGATGCGGTAATTGCGCAGGATTATCAAGCGATTGGGAAATATGCTGATATCGTTCGGATTATGGCGTATGATTTCCATTATGCGAGCGGTGAGCCCGGACCGATATCTCCGCCGGATTGGATAACCAAAGTGCTCCAGTTTGCTGTGACCCAGATTCCGCGAGAGAAAATTTCACTCGGTATCGGCATATATGGAATCAACTGGGCGAGTTCACCAACCGGATTCCGTGAGAAACCTGAATTGAAAGATGAAGAAGCGATGTATCTCGATGCGAAAAACCTAGCGAAAAAAGAACACGTACAGATAAATTTCGATTCGACCTCGCAAGAGTGTTGGTTCAGCTATACCGATTCGAGCACCGGGGTTCAACGAACAGTATGGTTTCTTGACCATCGCGGGTTCAAATCCCGCTGGCAGTTAGCGAAACAATATCGAGTTGGTAGTGTTAGTTTATGGCGCTTGGGTGGGGAAGACCCCTATCTATGGCGATATATTCGTGCGGATAAATTTATTGGGTTTAATGATTCTAGCGAATTCTGGCTATTCGAAATGGATAGACCATCACATACCCGTTTCGGATTAGAAATCATCTTCGGGAAATAA
- a CDS encoding ribosome maturation factor RimP gives MPKPEPQELESWIIPLVEDMGLELVDLEFAREPKGFILRVYIDRPQGGVTIDDCQAVSEQLNFRLDTIEEYKRYNISLVEVSSPGLDRKLDSEKDFLRERGKQIRVIVKEPIGKQNTFSGILKDYRNGQVLLIEQKSNRAIELAIENIAVAQLEVDWRTLFRKK, from the coding sequence ATGCCCAAACCGGAACCACAAGAGCTTGAATCGTGGATAATCCCGTTGGTTGAAGATATGGGGTTAGAGTTGGTAGATTTAGAGTTTGCCCGAGAACCGAAAGGATTCATCCTACGGGTATATATCGACCGACCGCAAGGAGGTGTAACGATCGATGATTGTCAAGCGGTCAGCGAACAGCTGAATTTCCGGTTGGATACTATCGAAGAATATAAACGATATAATATCTCATTGGTAGAAGTTTCATCTCCCGGACTTGACCGCAAACTAGACTCGGAGAAAGATTTTTTGCGAGAACGAGGGAAACAGATTCGAGTGATTGTTAAAGAACCGATTGGTAAGCAGAACACATTTTCTGGTATACTAAAAGATTATCGAAATGGACAAGTTTTACTCATTGAGCAGAAATCGAACCGAGCTATTGAACTAGCGATAGAAAACATTGCGGTAGCTCAGCTGGAAGTAGATTGGCGAACGTTATTTAGAAAGAAATGA
- the nusA gene encoding transcription termination factor NusA yields the protein MEGLVQTIRQISAERGIDPETIFAAIESAMVATARKSLPRMRNLRVSVNRETGTVQVFSTKRVVEEVKDYYTEISVAEAKKKLGRKPKIGEEIEDEVNPDVLGRIAAQTAKQVVIQRIREAQRENVYEEYKTKIGTIVSGVALRSEKEGTIIDLGRTEALLPIKEQPRGMRLRQGDRIRCLVLDVRPSAKGPQIILSRTHPDLILRMFEQQVPEIVDGIVKIRAIAREAGDRTKIAVESTDKQIDPVGACVGTKGVRVQDIVKELVNEKIDIIHYSDDPKVFITNAISPAKVIDVKIDEVNHTALVIVAEDQLSLAIGKHGQNARLAARLTNWKIDIISDKTLQEHPKFLEPYERQPVSESSTKSVENSEINQLVGLGPKLTEKLIEAGYTTITQLAESSVESLAQIPGIGAKTAEKLIATAKKALK from the coding sequence ATGGAAGGATTAGTACAAACGATACGACAAATCAGCGCGGAACGCGGTATCGATCCCGAGACCATTTTTGCCGCAATCGAATCCGCGATGGTAGCAACCGCGCGGAAAAGTCTGCCACGCATGCGGAATCTTCGCGTTTCCGTTAACCGGGAAACTGGAACCGTACAGGTCTTCTCGACGAAACGCGTCGTTGAAGAAGTGAAAGATTATTATACCGAGATAAGCGTAGCGGAAGCGAAGAAAAAACTCGGCCGGAAACCGAAAATCGGTGAAGAAATAGAAGATGAAGTAAATCCGGATGTGCTAGGTCGAATAGCCGCACAGACCGCTAAACAAGTGGTCATCCAGCGGATCCGAGAAGCACAACGGGAAAATGTTTATGAAGAATATAAAACCAAAATTGGAACCATTGTTAGCGGGGTAGCGCTTCGTTCGGAAAAAGAAGGGACTATTATTGATTTAGGCAGAACTGAAGCGTTGCTACCGATTAAAGAGCAACCACGGGGTATGCGGTTACGACAAGGGGACCGGATTCGATGTTTAGTGCTTGATGTACGTCCATCCGCTAAGGGACCGCAAATCATTTTGTCGCGAACGCATCCGGATTTGATTCTCCGCATGTTCGAACAGCAGGTGCCGGAAATTGTTGATGGGATTGTTAAAATTCGTGCAATTGCACGGGAAGCAGGCGATCGGACGAAAATTGCGGTTGAATCTACAGATAAACAGATAGACCCGGTAGGCGCATGTGTTGGAACGAAAGGCGTTCGAGTCCAGGATATTGTGAAAGAACTGGTTAATGAAAAAATTGATATCATTCATTATAGCGATGACCCGAAAGTGTTTATCACGAATGCAATTAGCCCAGCAAAAGTTATTGATGTTAAAATAGATGAAGTGAATCATACCGCGTTAGTCATCGTTGCGGAAGACCAGTTATCATTAGCTATTGGGAAACATGGGCAGAACGCACGGTTAGCTGCACGATTGACTAACTGGAAAATAGATATTATCAGTGATAAAACGTTGCAGGAACATCCGAAGTTTCTTGAACCATACGAACGACAACCAGTTTCTGAATCATCAACTAAATCGGTTGAAAATTCTGAGATTAACCAGCTTGTTGGTCTCGGACCAAAACTGACAGAAAAACTTATTGAAGCGGGATATACAACCATTACCCAGTTAGCTGAAAGTTCGGTTGAATCATTAGCGCAAATCCCTGGTATCGGCGCAAAAACCGCTGAAAAACTCATTGCTACCGCTAAGAAAGCATTGAAATAA
- the infB gene encoding translation initiation factor IF-2, with protein MSEKIRLHQLAKELGVSSAEIVEFCHKLGLKDIKTHASTVDEQTANQIKAKYKKPPVKKPSKPTEQPEKKPGVSQKSDKVKKDEISLAAPPVKPVEKTIPPSKPTQPQSEPSRAEVKPIYSARPTSVPEAKPVVEPSSKPPVSTPTPQLTPKKPTPAVKPKYVQIPRAETPRTARRKEQVRILEPKRPVPPAPAPSPAPVITPSKPAVDEIPPKPWRKVQIGLSPTLHQLATKLDVKVNDLIKKAMQHKWMISINQRLDETTAKTLASSFGVELELIDTESEDYLLTEELDEADAQYSEPRAPVVTIMGHVDHGKTSLLDAIRKTNVTEDEFGGITQHIGAYDVSVSGKDIVFLDTPGHEAFTAMRARGAKVTDLVVLVVSAVEGVMPQTVEAIHHAQAAQVPILVAVNKIDLPEANPIRVKQQLMEHNLVPEEWGGKTIFVEVSAKKKIGIEQLLEMILLEAEMLELKGNPRRRAVGVVIEARLDKGRGPIATVLVQNGTLKIGDAFVCGLSHGKVRAMFNDKGQPIHKAGPAKPAEVIGFSAVPAAGDRFQAVSDERIAKAVCAKRLLERREKELHQRHHVTLDDLYTRVKAGEIKELLIILKADVQGSLEALQSALLKQSTDEIQLRIIHSAVGAITESDVLLASASDAIIVGFNVRPEPKAVELAAQEKVDIRIYRIIYEAISEIRAALVGMLEPEYREVVQGRAEIRQVFKTPKLGNVAGCYVSSGKISRNAKIRLIRDNVVIHEGNIASLRRFKEDVREVTEGYECGILLENYNDIREKDWIEAFVLEEIPRKL; from the coding sequence ATGAGTGAGAAAATAAGATTGCATCAACTAGCAAAAGAGTTGGGAGTATCTAGTGCTGAAATTGTAGAATTTTGTCATAAACTCGGACTGAAAGATATTAAAACGCATGCGAGTACGGTTGATGAACAAACCGCAAACCAGATTAAAGCGAAATATAAAAAACCGCCGGTAAAAAAACCGTCGAAACCAACGGAACAACCGGAAAAAAAACCAGGTGTATCGCAGAAATCTGATAAAGTTAAAAAAGATGAAATATCACTCGCTGCACCACCAGTTAAACCTGTCGAGAAAACGATACCACCGTCGAAACCGACTCAACCACAATCTGAACCTTCCCGTGCGGAAGTTAAACCGATTTATAGTGCGAGACCGACATCTGTTCCGGAAGCAAAACCAGTGGTTGAACCGTCATCTAAACCACCGGTATCGACTCCAACACCACAGCTGACACCAAAGAAACCAACTCCAGCGGTTAAACCGAAGTATGTTCAAATCCCGAGAGCGGAAACGCCACGGACTGCGCGCAGAAAAGAACAGGTCAGAATTCTTGAACCCAAAAGACCGGTTCCGCCAGCCCCAGCTCCATCGCCAGCGCCGGTAATTACACCGAGTAAACCAGCGGTTGATGAGATACCACCAAAACCATGGAGAAAAGTACAAATCGGTCTATCGCCAACCTTACATCAACTCGCAACGAAACTTGATGTGAAAGTAAACGATCTGATTAAAAAAGCGATGCAGCATAAATGGATGATTTCGATCAACCAACGGCTTGATGAAACCACGGCGAAAACGTTAGCGAGTAGTTTTGGGGTCGAGTTAGAATTGATTGATACCGAAAGTGAAGATTATCTATTAACGGAAGAACTCGACGAAGCGGATGCGCAATACAGTGAACCGCGTGCGCCAGTCGTAACCATTATGGGTCACGTTGACCATGGGAAAACTTCGTTGCTGGATGCAATTCGAAAAACCAACGTTACCGAAGATGAGTTTGGTGGGATAACCCAGCATATTGGCGCCTATGATGTCAGTGTTTCCGGAAAAGATATTGTGTTCTTGGATACGCCGGGACATGAAGCGTTTACCGCGATGCGTGCGCGTGGTGCAAAAGTAACCGACCTAGTTGTGTTGGTCGTTTCCGCTGTTGAAGGAGTTATGCCCCAGACGGTCGAAGCGATACATCATGCCCAAGCGGCACAGGTTCCGATCCTCGTTGCAGTGAATAAAATAGATTTACCGGAAGCGAATCCGATTCGGGTAAAACAGCAATTGATGGAACATAATCTGGTACCGGAAGAATGGGGTGGAAAAACTATTTTTGTTGAGGTTTCCGCCAAGAAAAAAATCGGGATTGAGCAATTATTAGAAATGATACTATTAGAAGCAGAAATGCTTGAGTTGAAAGGGAATCCGCGTCGTCGTGCGGTAGGTGTTGTTATCGAGGCGCGGTTGGATAAAGGACGCGGGCCTATCGCGACGGTATTAGTCCAAAATGGAACATTGAAAATCGGAGATGCGTTCGTCTGCGGTCTGTCGCATGGTAAGGTGCGGGCGATGTTTAATGATAAAGGTCAGCCGATACATAAAGCCGGACCAGCGAAACCTGCGGAAGTTATCGGATTTTCTGCGGTTCCTGCAGCCGGTGACCGGTTCCAAGCGGTATCCGATGAACGAATTGCGAAAGCGGTCTGTGCGAAACGGTTACTCGAAAGACGAGAAAAAGAATTACACCAGCGGCATCATGTTACTCTAGATGATTTATATACCCGGGTTAAAGCAGGTGAAATAAAAGAATTATTGATTATTCTCAAAGCGGATGTCCAAGGGTCACTGGAAGCATTACAATCCGCGTTATTGAAACAAAGTACGGACGAAATTCAGTTACGGATTATTCACAGTGCGGTTGGTGCGATAACCGAATCGGATGTATTATTAGCCTCAGCATCCGATGCGATTATTGTCGGATTCAATGTTCGTCCGGAACCGAAAGCGGTAGAACTTGCTGCCCAAGAGAAGGTGGATATTCGCATATATCGGATTATTTATGAAGCGATATCCGAGATTCGAGCAGCGCTAGTCGGAATGCTTGAACCAGAATATCGAGAAGTAGTTCAAGGTCGGGCGGAAATTCGGCAGGTATTTAAAACACCGAAACTAGGAAATGTTGCCGGATGTTATGTCAGTAGCGGTAAAATTTCACGGAATGCAAAAATCCGATTGATTCGCGATAATGTGGTAATCCATGAAGGGAATATCGCATCATTACGCCGATTTAAAGAGGATGTACGAGAAGTAACTGAAGGATATGAATGCGGTATCCTGCTTGAGAATTATAATGATATCCGCGAAAAAGATTGGATTGAAGCTTTTGTTCTAGAAGAGATTCCGCGTAAACTTTAA
- a CDS encoding DUF503 domain-containing protein: MHIGLLRVELYLPVNHSLKGKRQILKSIKDRVRALNISIAEVAYQDSWQQAMLASVTVANDQRLVHQTLMQVVKLIASEPDCEITAQQIEML, from the coding sequence ATGCATATCGGGTTGCTTCGAGTAGAACTGTATCTGCCGGTAAACCATTCCCTGAAAGGTAAACGGCAGATACTCAAGAGTATTAAAGACCGAGTTCGTGCGCTAAATATCTCGATTGCAGAGGTAGCGTATCAAGATTCATGGCAGCAAGCGATGCTAGCGAGTGTAACCGTGGCAAATGACCAGCGATTAGTTCATCAGACGTTGATGCAAGTAGTGAAATTGATTGCTAGTGAACCGGACTGTGAAATCACCGCACAACAAATCGAAATGTTGTGA
- the rbfA gene encoding 30S ribosome-binding factor RbfA: MSHRIERVQATIAEEISLIVLNELKDPRVERVTILDVKISHDLRNATVYFSVLSDEREDIEQAQLGLEHARGYIRRQLGEKVRLRYIPELIFRFDDSITRAARITELLEQIKHDEEP; encoded by the coding sequence ATGTCGCATCGTATAGAACGAGTTCAGGCAACGATTGCAGAAGAAATCAGTCTGATTGTATTAAACGAATTGAAAGACCCGCGGGTTGAACGCGTAACGATTCTTGATGTGAAAATAAGTCACGATTTACGCAATGCAACCGTATATTTCAGTGTGTTAAGTGATGAACGTGAAGATATCGAACAAGCGCAATTAGGTTTAGAACATGCCCGAGGGTATATTCGTCGGCAATTAGGTGAGAAGGTGCGATTACGGTATATTCCCGAGCTAATCTTTCGGTTTGATGATTCAATTACCCGCGCGGCACGAATAACAGAATTGCTCGAGCAGATTAAACACGACGAAGAACCATAG
- a CDS encoding DHHA1 domain-containing protein: protein MATQFESVQDTIVQVFKEKQSFLILSHIYPDGDSLGSSLGLGLFLAEGMNKQVDIGIDGAIPRQYQFLPGQYLLKQHDNLRTEYETTVVLECPDKSRCGSVAENVRRFGLTINIDHHDTNVNFADLNYVDIAASAVGEQIYYLLTKLDRNKISREVAICLYTAIVTDTGRFSYTNTTPAALMIVAELLTLGVSPFDINQKIYENRSLALTQLLIRMLGTIKLVDGSPVAIGYISQPMLQETGTSPRDTEGFVDYLRALENIEVAILFQDPGNGKIKVSFRSKGKVDVARLAAELAGGGGHKAAAGCTIPGTLDQVIDQVVSFIKSRLPLR, encoded by the coding sequence ATGGCTACTCAGTTTGAATCGGTTCAGGATACAATCGTTCAGGTGTTCAAAGAGAAACAATCGTTTCTTATTCTTTCACATATTTATCCTGATGGAGATAGTCTCGGTTCCTCGCTGGGACTAGGTCTATTTTTAGCTGAAGGGATGAATAAACAGGTTGATATTGGTATTGACGGAGCGATCCCTCGGCAATATCAATTTTTACCAGGTCAATATTTATTAAAACAACATGATAATCTTCGCACCGAATATGAGACAACAGTTGTTCTCGAGTGTCCAGACAAATCCAGATGCGGTTCGGTAGCGGAGAACGTCCGTCGGTTCGGACTCACGATTAATATCGACCACCATGATACCAATGTAAATTTTGCTGATTTGAACTATGTGGATATTGCGGCAAGTGCGGTCGGTGAACAGATATATTATCTCTTAACAAAACTAGATAGAAACAAGATTTCACGCGAGGTAGCGATATGTCTGTATACTGCAATCGTGACTGATACAGGTCGGTTTAGTTATACGAACACTACCCCTGCTGCGTTGATGATCGTAGCGGAATTATTGACGTTAGGGGTTAGTCCTTTTGACATCAACCAGAAGATATATGAAAATCGGTCGTTAGCATTAACACAACTGCTCATACGAATGCTCGGTACTATAAAACTGGTTGACGGTTCGCCGGTAGCAATCGGCTACATTTCGCAGCCGATGCTCCAGGAGACAGGAACTTCACCCCGTGATACGGAAGGGTTTGTTGATTATCTTCGTGCACTCGAAAATATTGAAGTAGCGATATTGTTTCAAGACCCGGGAAACGGGAAAATTAAGGTTAGTTTTCGGTCGAAAGGAAAGGTTGATGTTGCCCGGTTAGCTGCAGAATTAGCTGGTGGCGGCGGTCATAAAGCTGCTGCCGGTTGTACGATTCCCGGTACCCTTGACCAAGTGATCGATCAAGTTGTCTCGTTTATTAAGTCGCGTCTACCCTTGCGATAG
- the rpsO gene encoding 30S ribosomal protein S15 translates to MPLPKERKQAVIESNKIHESDTGSPEVQIALLTERINMLSDHFKVHVKDHHSRRGLLKMVGKRRRLLNYLKKKSPERYMKIIDKLALRK, encoded by the coding sequence ATGCCATTGCCGAAAGAACGGAAACAAGCGGTAATCGAGTCGAATAAAATCCACGAATCTGATACCGGTTCTCCGGAAGTGCAGATAGCGTTGTTGACCGAGCGGATTAATATGTTATCCGACCATTTTAAAGTCCATGTGAAAGACCATCATTCACGGCGTGGTCTATTAAAAATGGTTGGTAAACGGCGGCGATTACTGAATTATCTGAAGAAGAAAAGTCCGGAACGGTATATGAAGATTATCGATAAATTAGCGTTACGAAAGTAG
- the pnp gene encoding polyribonucleotide nucleotidyltransferase, with protein sequence MEYKSSVLLNGIELQFETGKMAKQADGAVVVRYGDTVILVTAVAEKEPAADVDFFPLTVEYRERSYAAGKFPGGFFKREGKPSDLETLGARLIDRPLRPLFPEHYYCEVQVIVTVLSYDGESDPAVLAVNGASAALCISDIPFSIPVGAVKVGRINGQLVLNPTFAQLEESDINLVVAGTDTAIMMVEGSAREVAESDMLAALKFAHQYIVQIIESQRALIHQCGKPKREVKPIELDPGLVAAVREVVIPKLNTAIRIADKTSRESAVETIVKDALDQFLPTYPEQEKAIKSIVYQAEYELVRKMILDEKRRADGRGYTDIRPITCEVGILPRTHGSALFTRGQTQSLAVTTLGTTEDEQLIDGILGETTKRFLFHYNFPPYSVGEVRPIRGPGRREIGHGNLAERSLEAVIPSAEVFPYTIRIVSDILESNGSSSMASVCGGTLSLMDAGVPIKSPVAGIAMGLVKEGERYAILSDIMGLEDHIGDMDFKVAGTQAGITGFQMDIKVSGVTFEIMEQAMEQAKSGRLFILQKMLETIAQPRPDISIYAPRIITMQIKPDQIRTVIGPGGKVIKDIISKTGTKIDIEDDGTVKIASVDEKAAQEAVQMIEYLTEEVEVGKIYLGKVTRILNFGAFVEILPGKEGLCHISQLDDKRISKVEDVVHEGDTILVKVIEIDDQGRINLSRKLALREKEKSGTRGVESRK encoded by the coding sequence ATGGAATATAAAAGTTCAGTTTTACTCAATGGAATTGAATTGCAATTTGAAACTGGCAAAATGGCTAAACAAGCGGATGGCGCGGTAGTAGTTCGTTATGGCGATACGGTCATATTAGTCACGGCAGTTGCTGAAAAGGAACCTGCGGCGGACGTAGATTTTTTCCCGCTAACGGTTGAATATCGCGAACGGAGCTATGCTGCGGGAAAATTTCCGGGCGGATTTTTTAAACGAGAAGGGAAACCGAGCGATTTGGAAACATTAGGTGCGCGACTGATTGACCGCCCGTTACGTCCGTTATTTCCGGAACATTATTATTGTGAAGTACAGGTTATTGTAACCGTTCTATCGTATGACGGAGAAAGTGATCCGGCAGTGTTAGCGGTGAACGGTGCGTCTGCCGCATTATGTATCTCTGATATCCCGTTTTCGATTCCGGTTGGTGCGGTTAAAGTTGGACGAATTAATGGCCAGTTGGTATTAAATCCGACGTTTGCGCAGTTGGAGGAGAGTGACATAAATCTTGTGGTTGCTGGGACTGATACCGCGATTATGATGGTTGAAGGGAGCGCACGGGAAGTAGCGGAATCGGATATGCTTGCCGCATTAAAATTTGCGCATCAGTATATAGTGCAGATTATTGAATCGCAACGTGCGTTGATCCACCAGTGCGGGAAACCGAAACGAGAAGTGAAACCGATAGAACTCGACCCGGGATTGGTTGCTGCGGTGCGAGAAGTGGTTATTCCGAAATTGAATACTGCGATTCGAATTGCCGATAAAACGTCGCGAGAATCAGCGGTCGAAACAATCGTTAAAGATGCACTCGACCAATTTCTGCCCACTTATCCTGAGCAGGAGAAAGCAATTAAATCAATTGTTTATCAAGCGGAATACGAACTCGTTCGGAAAATGATTTTAGATGAAAAACGACGCGCTGATGGACGAGGATATACTGATATCCGTCCGATAACCTGCGAAGTAGGGATATTACCGCGAACCCATGGATCCGCATTGTTTACCCGGGGTCAAACGCAATCGTTAGCAGTAACTACGCTGGGAACCACCGAAGATGAACAGTTGATTGACGGGATTCTAGGCGAAACAACCAAACGGTTTTTATTCCATTACAATTTTCCGCCGTATTCAGTAGGGGAAGTGCGTCCGATTCGTGGGCCTGGTCGTAGAGAAATCGGACATGGGAATTTAGCGGAACGGTCATTAGAAGCGGTTATCCCCTCTGCGGAAGTATTTCCGTATACGATACGGATTGTTTCTGATATTTTAGAATCGAATGGGTCATCATCGATGGCATCAGTGTGCGGTGGGACATTATCACTAATGGATGCTGGTGTTCCCATTAAATCGCCGGTTGCTGGGATTGCTATGGGATTAGTTAAAGAGGGAGAGCGATATGCAATTTTATCCGATATTATGGGGCTGGAAGACCATATCGGAGATATGGATTTTAAAGTTGCTGGGACTCAAGCTGGCATAACTGGCTTCCAGATGGATATCAAGGTCAGCGGCGTAACATTTGAAATTATGGAACAAGCGATGGAACAAGCCAAATCCGGTCGGTTGTTTATCCTACAGAAAATGCTGGAAACGATTGCGCAACCCCGGCCGGATATTTCGATTTACGCACCACGAATTATCACGATGCAAATTAAACCAGACCAGATTCGGACAGTGATTGGTCCTGGTGGGAAAGTGATTAAAGATATCATCAGCAAGACCGGAACAAAAATCGATATTGAAGATGACGGAACTGTTAAGATTGCTTCCGTAGATGAAAAAGCAGCTCAGGAAGCAGTGCAGATGATTGAATATCTGACGGAAGAAGTTGAAGTCGGTAAAATTTATTTAGGGAAAGTAACGCGGATTCTTAATTTTGGCGCGTTTGTTGAAATTCTTCCTGGAAAAGAAGGGTTATGTCATATTTCGCAGTTAGATGATAAGCGGATATCGAAAGTTGAAGATGTAGTGCATGAAGGAGATACCATCCTGGTTAAAGTAATTGAAATTGATGACCAGGGTCGGATAAATTTAAGTCGTAAACTAGCGCTGCGAGAAAAAGAGAAATCCGGAACTCGCGGGGTCGAATCGCGAAAATAA